In Cedecea neteri, a single genomic region encodes these proteins:
- the ycaO gene encoding 30S ribosomal protein S12 methylthiotransferase accessory factor YcaO produces MTQTFIPGKDAALEDSIARFQKKLTDLGFNIEEASWLNPVPNVWSVHIRDKDSALCFTNGKGATKKAALASALGEYFERLSTNYFFADFWLGDTIANGPFVHYPNEKWFPLPEDDQLPEGILDDRLRAFYDPENEVGAGMLIDLQSGNEERGICALPFTRQSDLQTVYIPMNIIGNLYVSNGMSAGNTANEARVQGLSEVFERHIKNRIIAESISLPEIPQDVLARYPGVVESIKTLEAEGFPIFAYDGSLGGKYPVICVVLFNPANGTCFASFGAHPDFGVALERTVTELLQGRGLKDLDVFTPPSFDDEEVAEHANLETHFIDSSGLISWDMFKQDADYPFADWSFAGTTEEEFATLMAIFKSEDKEVYIADYEHLDVYACRIIVPGMSDIYPADDLLLANNSMGSHLRETILALPDSEWEQQDYLDLIAQLDDEGHDDFTRVRELLGLATGKDNGWYTLRIGELKAMLALAGGDLEQALIWTEWTMEFNASIFSPERANYYRCLQTLLLLSQEEEREPLQYLNAFVRMYGAEAVDAASAAMSGEAAFYGLQPVDKDLKAFPAHQALLAAYEKLQRAKTKYWQV; encoded by the coding sequence ATGACCCAGACATTTATCCCCGGCAAAGATGCCGCCCTGGAAGACTCCATCGCTCGCTTCCAGAAAAAGCTGACCGACCTCGGTTTCAATATCGAAGAAGCCTCCTGGCTTAACCCGGTACCAAACGTTTGGTCGGTGCATATCCGTGACAAAGACAGCGCCCTGTGCTTCACCAACGGTAAAGGTGCGACCAAAAAAGCCGCGCTGGCATCTGCGCTGGGTGAATATTTTGAACGTCTGTCGACTAACTACTTCTTCGCCGACTTCTGGCTGGGCGATACGATTGCAAACGGCCCGTTTGTGCATTATCCGAACGAGAAATGGTTCCCGCTGCCGGAAGATGACCAACTGCCTGAAGGCATCCTCGACGATCGTCTGCGCGCTTTCTACGACCCGGAAAACGAAGTCGGTGCCGGGATGCTGATCGATCTGCAGTCCGGGAACGAAGAGCGCGGTATTTGTGCCCTGCCATTCACCCGACAGTCAGACCTGCAGACTGTTTATATCCCGATGAACATCATTGGTAACCTGTACGTCTCCAACGGCATGTCTGCGGGCAACACGGCTAATGAAGCGCGGGTTCAGGGTCTGTCTGAAGTCTTCGAGCGCCATATCAAAAACCGCATCATCGCAGAAAGCATCAGCCTGCCAGAGATCCCACAGGATGTGCTGGCCCGCTATCCGGGCGTCGTGGAATCTATTAAAACGCTTGAAGCTGAAGGCTTCCCTATTTTTGCGTATGACGGTTCTCTGGGCGGTAAGTACCCGGTTATCTGCGTCGTACTGTTCAACCCGGCCAACGGAACCTGTTTCGCCTCCTTCGGCGCACATCCTGATTTTGGCGTTGCGCTGGAACGTACCGTCACCGAGTTGCTCCAGGGGCGCGGTCTGAAAGATCTGGATGTCTTTACGCCGCCAAGCTTCGACGATGAAGAAGTCGCTGAACACGCGAACCTGGAAACACACTTCATCGATTCCAGCGGCCTGATTTCCTGGGATATGTTCAAGCAGGACGCCGATTACCCGTTTGCTGACTGGAGCTTTGCTGGCACAACGGAAGAAGAGTTCGCTACGCTGATGGCTATCTTCAAGTCGGAAGATAAAGAAGTGTATATCGCCGACTACGAGCATTTGGACGTCTATGCCTGCCGTATTATCGTCCCAGGCATGTCTGATATTTACCCTGCCGACGACCTGCTGCTGGCCAACAACAGCATGGGCAGCCACCTGCGTGAAACAATTCTTGCGTTACCGGACAGTGAATGGGAGCAACAGGACTATCTGGATCTGATTGCCCAACTGGACGACGAAGGCCACGATGATTTCACCCGCGTGCGTGAATTACTGGGCCTGGCTACCGGGAAAGATAACGGCTGGTACACACTGCGCATTGGCGAGCTGAAAGCCATGCTGGCGTTAGCGGGTGGCGATCTTGAGCAGGCGCTGATCTGGACCGAGTGGACCATGGAGTTCAACGCTTCCATCTTTAGTCCGGAGCGTGCCAACTACTACCGCTGCCTGCAAACTCTGCTTCTGTTGTCACAGGAAGAAGAGCGCGAGCCTCTGCAATACCTGAACGCTTTCGTCCGTATGTACGGGGCTGAAGCCGTAGATGCCGCCAGCGCGGCGATGAGCGGTGAGGCCGCCTTCTATGGGCTGCAGCCAGTGGATAAGGATCTAAAAGCCTTCCCGGCGCATCAGGCTCTGCTGGCCGCGTACGAAAAGTTACAGCGCGCTAAAACCAAATATTGGCAGGTATAA
- the serC gene encoding 3-phosphoserine/phosphohydroxythreonine transaminase: MTQVYNFSSGPAMLPAEVLRRAQQELCDWHGLGTSVMEISHRGKEFIQVAEEAEKDFRDLLQIPSNYKVLFCHGGGRGQFAGVPLNILGDKTTADYIDGGYWANSAIKEAKKYCQPVAHDVKITVDGKRAIKPMSEWQVSDNSAFLHYCPNETIDGISIDETPDFGDTVVAADFSSTILSRPIDVSRFGVIYAGAQKNIGPAGLTLVVVREDLLGKAHKACPSIIDYTVLNDNDSMFNTPPTFAWYLAGLVFKWLKEQGGVASMDRINQAKAELLYGVIDNSDFYRNDVAASNRSRMNVPFQLADSALDKVFLEESFAAGLHSLKGHRVVGGMRASIYNAMPLDGVKALTDFMVDFERRHG; the protein is encoded by the coding sequence ATGACACAGGTATACAATTTTAGTTCTGGCCCGGCGATGCTGCCGGCTGAAGTACTTCGTCGTGCACAACAGGAACTGTGCGACTGGCACGGGCTCGGCACTTCCGTAATGGAAATTAGCCACCGTGGTAAAGAGTTTATTCAGGTCGCTGAAGAGGCGGAAAAAGATTTTCGCGATCTGCTGCAAATCCCCTCCAACTATAAAGTTTTATTCTGCCACGGCGGCGGTCGCGGCCAGTTTGCTGGCGTACCGCTGAATATTCTCGGTGACAAAACTACTGCCGACTACATTGACGGCGGCTACTGGGCAAATAGCGCAATTAAAGAAGCGAAAAAATACTGCCAGCCGGTTGCCCATGATGTGAAAATTACCGTGGACGGTAAACGCGCTATCAAGCCGATGAGCGAATGGCAGGTGTCTGATAACAGCGCGTTTCTGCATTATTGCCCGAATGAGACAATTGACGGTATCTCAATCGACGAAACCCCTGATTTTGGTGATACCGTCGTTGCCGCCGACTTCTCTTCTACTATCCTGTCTCGCCCTATCGACGTCAGCCGTTTCGGCGTGATCTATGCTGGCGCACAGAAAAACATCGGCCCTGCTGGCCTGACGCTGGTCGTTGTTCGTGAAGATTTGCTGGGTAAGGCACACAAAGCGTGCCCGTCGATTATCGATTACACCGTGCTGAACGATAACGACTCAATGTTTAACACGCCGCCAACTTTTGCCTGGTATCTGGCAGGCCTGGTCTTTAAATGGCTGAAAGAGCAGGGCGGCGTTGCCTCAATGGATCGAATCAACCAGGCCAAGGCTGAGTTGCTGTACGGCGTGATTGATAACAGCGATTTCTATCGTAACGATGTTGCGGCTTCCAACCGCTCCCGGATGAACGTTCCGTTCCAGCTGGCGGATAGCGCGCTGGACAAAGTGTTCCTTGAAGAGTCTTTCGCTGCGGGCCTGCATTCCCTGAAAGGTCACCGCGTTGTCGGCGGTATGCGCGCCTCGATTTATAACGCGATGCCGCTCGATGGCGTCAAAGCGTTGACGGATTTCATGGTGGACTTCGAGCGTCGCCACGGTTAA
- the aroA gene encoding 3-phosphoshikimate 1-carboxyvinyltransferase — MESLTLQPISLVDGTINLPGSKSVSNRALLLAALANGTTVLTNLLDSDDVRHMLNALKALGVSYTLSADRTRCEVTGVAGPLQAQGELELFLGNAGTAMRPLAAALCLGSNNIVLTGEPRMKERPIGHLVDALRQGGANIEYLEQENYPPLRLRGGFGGGKVEVDGSVSSQFLTALLMTAPLAENDTEITIKGELVSKPYIDITLHLMKTFGVEVENRDYRSFLIRGAQQYQSPGAYLVEGDASSASYFLAAGAIKGGVVKVTGIGRNSVQGDIRFADVLEKMGAKVTWGDDFISCERGELNAIDMDMNHIPDAAMTIATAALFAKGTTTLRNIYNWRVKETDRLSAMATELRKVGAEVEEGEDYIRVTPPAKLTFAEIGTYNDHRMAMCFSLVALSDTPVTILDPGCTAKTFPDYFEQLARISTPV; from the coding sequence CTGGAATCCCTGACGTTACAACCCATCTCGCTGGTCGACGGCACCATTAATCTGCCGGGTTCAAAAAGCGTGTCTAACCGTGCGCTCCTGCTGGCCGCGCTGGCCAATGGCACCACGGTGCTGACCAATTTGCTGGATAGCGATGATGTCCGCCATATGCTTAACGCGCTGAAGGCGCTAGGTGTGAGCTATACGCTTTCGGCGGATCGTACCCGTTGTGAAGTCACCGGCGTGGCCGGGCCTCTGCAGGCCCAGGGTGAGCTGGAACTCTTTTTAGGGAATGCTGGCACCGCTATGCGTCCTCTGGCCGCGGCGTTGTGCCTCGGCAGTAACAATATTGTGCTGACTGGCGAGCCGCGGATGAAGGAACGTCCAATCGGCCATCTTGTCGATGCGCTACGCCAGGGCGGAGCGAACATTGAGTACCTTGAGCAAGAAAATTACCCGCCTCTGCGTCTGCGCGGTGGCTTTGGCGGCGGCAAGGTTGAAGTGGACGGCAGCGTATCCAGCCAGTTCCTGACCGCGCTACTGATGACCGCGCCTCTGGCAGAAAATGACACTGAAATCACTATTAAAGGTGAACTGGTTTCCAAACCTTATATTGATATCACGCTGCATCTGATGAAAACCTTCGGCGTGGAAGTTGAAAACCGCGACTATCGCAGCTTCCTGATTCGCGGCGCGCAGCAGTACCAATCTCCAGGGGCTTACCTGGTAGAAGGTGATGCGTCTTCAGCCTCTTACTTCCTGGCCGCAGGAGCAATTAAAGGTGGTGTGGTCAAGGTGACCGGCATCGGGCGGAACAGCGTGCAGGGCGATATTCGCTTTGCTGATGTACTTGAGAAAATGGGCGCCAAAGTGACCTGGGGCGATGACTTTATTAGCTGCGAACGCGGTGAGCTAAACGCTATCGACATGGACATGAATCACATCCCGGATGCGGCAATGACTATCGCGACAGCGGCCCTGTTTGCTAAAGGCACGACTACATTGCGTAACATTTATAACTGGCGCGTAAAAGAGACCGATCGTCTGAGCGCGATGGCGACGGAATTACGGAAAGTCGGCGCAGAAGTTGAAGAGGGTGAAGACTATATTCGCGTTACACCACCGGCTAAGCTGACGTTTGCTGAAATCGGCACATACAACGATCACCGTATGGCGATGTGTTTCTCGCTGGTGGCGTTGTCCGATACGCCAGTAACGATTCTTGATCCAGGCTGCACGGCGAAAACCTTCCCTGATTATTTCGAGCAGTTAGCTCGCATTAGTACCCCTGTATAA
- the cmk gene encoding (d)CMP kinase: MTASAPVITIDGPSGAGKGTLCKAMAEALQWHLLDSGAIYRVLALAALHHHVDVASEDALVPLAAHLDVRFISIDGNLEVILEGEDVSAEIRTQEVANAASQVAAFPRVREALLRRQRAFREAPGLIADGRDMGTVVFPDAPVKIFLDASSEERAHRRMLQLQEKGFSVNFERLLAEIKERDDRDRNRSVAPLVAAADALVLDSTSMSIEQVIEKALQYAREKLALA; the protein is encoded by the coding sequence ATGACGGCATCCGCCCCGGTAATAACGATTGATGGCCCAAGTGGCGCCGGTAAAGGCACGCTTTGTAAGGCCATGGCCGAAGCGCTGCAGTGGCATCTGCTGGACTCTGGTGCGATTTATCGCGTTCTGGCGCTCGCGGCGTTACATCACCATGTTGATGTAGCTTCCGAAGACGCGCTGGTGCCCCTTGCGGCCCATCTGGACGTTCGGTTTATTTCCATCGACGGCAATTTGGAAGTGATTCTCGAAGGGGAAGACGTTAGCGCTGAAATTCGCACTCAGGAAGTGGCCAACGCGGCTTCTCAGGTGGCCGCATTCCCGCGTGTGCGCGAAGCTTTGCTGCGCCGTCAGCGCGCTTTCCGGGAAGCGCCGGGCCTGATTGCAGACGGCCGCGATATGGGGACCGTTGTGTTCCCGGATGCGCCGGTGAAAATTTTCCTTGATGCCTCCTCTGAAGAGCGCGCCCACAGGCGCATGCTACAGTTGCAGGAGAAGGGCTTTAGTGTTAACTTTGAGCGCCTTTTGGCCGAGATCAAGGAACGCGACGATCGCGACCGCAATCGGTCTGTAGCGCCGTTAGTAGCTGCTGCCGATGCTTTAGTACTGGATTCAACCAGTATGAGCATTGAGCAAGTGATTGAAAAAGCGCTACAATACGCCCGTGAAAAGCTGGCGCTCGCTTGA
- the rpsA gene encoding 30S ribosomal protein S1: protein MTESFAQLFEESLKEIETRPGSIVRGVVVAIDKDVVLVDAGLKSESAIPAEQFKNAAGELEIQVGDEVDVALDAVEDGFGETLLSREKAKRHEAWITLEKAYEEAETVVGVINGKVKGGFTVELNGIRAFLPGSLVDVRPVRDTLHLEGKELEFKVIKLDQKRNNVVVSRRAVIESENSAERDQLLENLQEGMEVKGIVKNLTDYGAFVDLGGVDGLLHITDMAWKRVKHPSEIVNVGDEITVKVLKFDRERTRVSLGLKQLGEDPWVAIAKRYPEGTKLTGRVTNLTDYGCFVEIEEGVEGLVHVSEMDWTNKNIHPSKVVNVGDVVEVMVLDIDEERRRISLGLKQCKNNPWQQFAETHNKGDRVEGKIKSITDFGIFIGLDGGIDGLVHLSDISWNVAGEEAVREYKKGDEIAAVVLQVDAERERISLGVKQLAEDPFNNYVALNKKGTIVTGKVTAVDAKGATVELADGVEGYLRASEASRDRVEDATLVLNVGDDVEAKFTGVDRKNRVVSLSVRAKDEADEKDAIATVNNKQEEGNFSNAMAEAFKAAKGE, encoded by the coding sequence ATGACTGAATCTTTTGCTCAACTGTTTGAAGAATCCCTGAAAGAAATCGAAACCCGTCCGGGTTCCATCGTTCGTGGCGTTGTTGTTGCTATCGACAAAGACGTCGTTCTGGTTGATGCGGGCCTGAAATCTGAATCTGCAATCCCTGCAGAGCAGTTCAAAAACGCAGCCGGCGAACTGGAAATCCAGGTTGGTGACGAAGTTGACGTTGCGCTGGACGCAGTAGAAGACGGCTTCGGTGAAACCCTGCTGTCCCGTGAAAAAGCTAAACGTCACGAAGCTTGGATCACGCTGGAAAAAGCTTACGAAGAAGCTGAAACTGTGGTTGGTGTTATCAACGGCAAAGTTAAAGGTGGCTTCACTGTTGAGCTGAACGGTATTCGTGCGTTCCTGCCAGGTTCCCTGGTTGACGTTCGTCCAGTTCGCGACACTCTGCACCTGGAAGGCAAAGAGCTTGAGTTCAAAGTGATCAAGCTGGACCAGAAACGCAACAACGTTGTTGTTTCCCGTCGTGCGGTTATCGAGTCTGAGAACAGCGCAGAGCGCGATCAGCTGCTTGAAAACCTGCAAGAAGGCATGGAAGTTAAAGGTATCGTTAAGAACCTCACTGACTACGGTGCATTCGTTGACCTGGGTGGCGTTGATGGCCTGCTGCACATCACCGATATGGCATGGAAACGCGTTAAGCATCCAAGCGAAATCGTGAACGTTGGCGACGAAATCACTGTTAAAGTACTGAAGTTTGACCGTGAGCGTACTCGTGTTTCCCTCGGCCTGAAACAGCTGGGCGAAGATCCATGGGTAGCTATCGCTAAGCGTTATCCAGAAGGTACCAAACTGACTGGCCGCGTGACCAACCTGACCGACTACGGCTGCTTCGTTGAAATCGAAGAAGGCGTTGAAGGCCTGGTTCACGTTTCCGAAATGGATTGGACCAACAAAAACATCCACCCATCCAAAGTTGTTAACGTTGGTGATGTAGTGGAAGTTATGGTTCTGGATATCGACGAAGAACGTCGTCGTATCTCCCTGGGTCTGAAGCAGTGCAAAAACAACCCATGGCAGCAGTTCGCTGAGACTCACAACAAAGGCGATCGCGTTGAAGGTAAAATCAAGTCTATCACTGACTTCGGTATCTTCATCGGCCTGGACGGTGGCATCGACGGCCTGGTTCACCTGTCTGACATCTCCTGGAACGTTGCAGGCGAAGAAGCAGTACGTGAATACAAAAAAGGCGACGAAATTGCAGCCGTTGTTCTGCAGGTTGACGCAGAGCGTGAGCGTATCTCTCTGGGCGTTAAGCAGCTCGCAGAAGATCCGTTCAACAACTACGTTGCGCTGAACAAGAAAGGTACTATCGTTACTGGTAAAGTAACTGCAGTTGACGCGAAAGGTGCTACAGTTGAATTAGCAGATGGCGTAGAAGGCTACCTGCGTGCTTCTGAAGCTTCCCGTGACCGCGTTGAAGATGCAACTCTGGTTCTGAACGTTGGCGACGACGTTGAAGCTAAATTCACCGGCGTTGATCGTAAAAACCGTGTTGTGAGCCTGTCTGTTCGTGCTAAAGACGAAGCTGACGAGAAAGATGCAATTGCGACTGTTAACAACAAACAGGAAGAAGGCAACTTCTCTAACGCAATGGCTGAAGCATTCAAAGCAGCTAAAGGCGAGTAA
- the ihfB gene encoding integration host factor subunit beta: protein MTKSELIERLATQQSHIPAKAVEDAVKEMLEHMASTLAEGERIEIRGFGSFSLHYRAPRTGRNPKTGDKVDLEGKYVPHFKPGKELRDRANIYG from the coding sequence ATGACCAAGTCAGAATTGATCGAAAGACTTGCAACCCAGCAATCTCACATCCCTGCGAAAGCAGTAGAAGATGCGGTGAAGGAAATGCTGGAGCATATGGCCTCTACGCTCGCCGAGGGTGAACGTATTGAAATCCGGGGTTTCGGCAGTTTCTCCTTACACTATCGCGCTCCTCGCACCGGACGTAACCCGAAAACCGGCGACAAAGTGGATCTGGAAGGTAAATACGTTCCACACTTTAAGCCAGGTAAAGAGTTGCGTGACCGCGCCAATATTTACGGCTAA
- a CDS encoding ComEC family protein: MFSIPAVAGAVLMSALPLLWLSVIPEQNGILLFVAAALTLAGFFGRIGWVRYLVLCLLFLSWSLLGARQMLDMFSDFGEKPMTVQVKITRSDGEKRHELRIVKRDERYLFPAPGVVLRNSVLPEPVCEGQTWLMTLRLRPVHGRLNEGIFDGQRYALSQMLPFNGRVLKASLLSGSCNLRGQWLQQAKNATTNLPWQGVIIALGFGERIDVSADVKKIMRDTGTAHLMAISGLHIALAGGIGWLFARALQFCLPASMIGFRFPLVMSFSVALFYTWLSGMNPPAVRTQVGMGIWAILRLSGRKWSSWDVLLCCVAGIVFSEPMAILSESLWLSALAVCGLIFWYQWVPQPHITINRWLRPFADLLYLQAGITLLLIPLQVILFHGISMTSLVANLFAVPLITFVSVPLILAGMVFGEIPVIGEVLWSLADKSLAGVFGLLAGLLEGWKELDRRYQFLAFIGWWVIVIWRFGFWRSSSATAAAVLLVMAFPFWRKPGANSWAVHMLDVGHGLAVVIEREGKALLYDTGNAWPGGDAAKAVIIPWLKWRNLQPEQVVISHEHLDHIGGLKSLKQQWPALNIRSPLRWEGHESCFRGQQWAWQDIQFDVLWPPEEFEGSNNNRSCVVKVSHGGFSLLLTGDLEANAELAMLRKRWQTLEANVLQVPHHGSRTSSSGPLLRAVSGTVALASASRFNAWRLPSSTIINRYRQYGYQWHDTAQSGQLTIEIKGDKWQISGFREQILPRWYHQWFGVTRDNG; this comes from the coding sequence GTGTTTTCTATTCCTGCCGTTGCTGGCGCCGTTCTGATGAGTGCTTTACCACTGTTATGGCTGTCGGTTATTCCAGAACAAAATGGGATTTTACTGTTCGTGGCGGCTGCACTGACACTGGCCGGTTTTTTTGGCCGCATCGGTTGGGTGCGCTATCTGGTGCTTTGCCTTTTATTCTTGAGCTGGAGCCTGTTGGGCGCGCGGCAAATGCTGGATATGTTCTCTGATTTCGGGGAGAAACCGATGACCGTGCAGGTGAAAATTACGAGAAGTGATGGCGAAAAACGGCATGAACTGCGGATAGTCAAACGGGATGAGCGTTACCTGTTTCCTGCGCCAGGCGTTGTATTGCGAAATAGCGTATTGCCTGAGCCTGTTTGTGAGGGGCAAACATGGTTAATGACGCTACGCCTTCGCCCGGTACATGGGCGTCTTAATGAAGGTATTTTTGACGGGCAGCGCTATGCGCTTTCGCAGATGCTGCCGTTTAATGGCCGGGTATTGAAAGCAAGCCTGCTATCGGGCAGTTGTAATCTTCGAGGTCAATGGCTTCAACAAGCCAAAAATGCCACCACCAATCTCCCGTGGCAGGGTGTGATTATCGCTTTGGGTTTTGGGGAGCGAATAGATGTCAGCGCAGACGTCAAAAAGATTATGCGTGATACCGGGACAGCACATCTGATGGCCATTTCTGGGTTGCATATTGCGTTAGCCGGTGGGATTGGCTGGCTGTTTGCTCGGGCTCTGCAGTTTTGCCTGCCTGCCTCGATGATAGGGTTTCGCTTTCCCCTGGTGATGAGTTTTAGCGTTGCTCTATTTTACACCTGGCTGTCGGGGATGAATCCTCCGGCGGTCAGAACCCAGGTTGGAATGGGCATTTGGGCAATATTGCGTCTGAGCGGCAGAAAGTGGTCATCCTGGGATGTATTGTTGTGTTGTGTCGCGGGCATTGTGTTTAGCGAACCGATGGCTATTTTGTCTGAAAGTCTTTGGCTTTCCGCGCTGGCGGTATGCGGGCTTATCTTTTGGTACCAGTGGGTGCCGCAGCCTCACATAACGATAAATCGCTGGCTTCGGCCTTTCGCTGACCTGCTTTATTTGCAAGCAGGCATTACGCTGTTGCTCATTCCACTTCAGGTGATTTTATTTCACGGCATCAGTATGACTTCGCTGGTTGCTAATCTCTTCGCTGTGCCGTTGATTACCTTTGTTAGCGTGCCTTTAATTTTAGCCGGTATGGTGTTCGGAGAAATCCCTGTCATTGGCGAGGTGCTTTGGTCACTGGCCGATAAATCACTTGCCGGAGTATTCGGGTTATTGGCTGGGTTGCTGGAGGGGTGGAAAGAACTCGATCGCCGTTATCAGTTTCTGGCTTTCATTGGCTGGTGGGTCATAGTGATATGGCGATTCGGTTTTTGGCGAAGCTCTTCCGCTACCGCTGCGGCAGTGTTGCTTGTGATGGCGTTTCCTTTTTGGCGAAAGCCGGGGGCCAATAGCTGGGCCGTGCATATGCTTGACGTGGGCCATGGGCTTGCCGTGGTTATTGAGCGTGAAGGGAAAGCGTTACTCTATGACACGGGCAACGCATGGCCAGGGGGAGACGCGGCTAAAGCCGTGATTATTCCCTGGTTAAAATGGCGAAACCTTCAGCCAGAGCAGGTAGTTATTAGCCATGAACATCTTGATCACATTGGTGGGTTGAAAAGTCTTAAGCAGCAGTGGCCTGCCTTAAATATTCGTAGCCCATTGCGCTGGGAGGGTCATGAGTCTTGCTTTCGTGGTCAACAATGGGCATGGCAGGATATTCAATTCGATGTGCTGTGGCCGCCCGAAGAGTTCGAGGGGAGCAACAACAATCGCTCTTGTGTGGTTAAAGTTAGTCACGGAGGATTCAGCCTTTTGCTTACAGGGGATCTGGAGGCAAATGCAGAATTAGCTATGCTGAGAAAACGCTGGCAAACGCTAGAAGCAAACGTCCTGCAGGTTCCGCACCACGGGAGCCGAACTTCGTCCAGCGGCCCTTTACTGAGAGCCGTTTCAGGCACCGTGGCACTGGCTTCTGCTTCCAGGTTTAACGCCTGGCGTTTACCTTCTTCAACAATTATTAATCGTTACCGACAATACGGTTATCAGTGGCATGACACGGCTCAATCAGGGCAACTGACAATTGAAATAAAAGGTGATAAATGGCAAATCTCTGGCTTCAGAGAACAAATATTGCCCCGTTGGTATCATCAGTGGTTTGGCGTCACCCGAGATAATGGGTAG
- the msbA gene encoding lipid A ABC transporter ATP-binding protein/permease MsbA — translation MQNDKDLSTWQTFRRLWPMISPFRTGLIVAGIALILNAASDTYMLSLLKPLLDDGFGKTDSSVLLWMPLAVIALMLLRGVTSYVSSYCISWVSGMVVMNMRRRLFSHMMGMPVSFFDQQSTGTLLSRITYDSEQVASSSSGALITVVREGASIIGLFVLMFWYSWQLSVILIVLAPIVSFAIRFVSKRFRNISKNMQNTMGQVTTSAEQMLKGHKEVLIFGGQQVETDRFDKVSNRMRNQGMKLVSASSISDPIIQLIASLALAFVLYAASFPSIMETLTAGTITVVFSSMIALMRPLKSLTNVNAQFQRGMAACQTLFSILDSEQEKDDGKLVIERSKGDVEFRNVTFTYPGRDAPALRNINLTIPAGKTVALVGRSGSGKSTIASLITRFYEQQEGTILIDGHDVREYTLASLRNQVGLVSQNVHLFNDTVANNIAYARTGEYTREDIEKAARMAYAMDFISKMDNGLDTLIGENGVLLSGGQRQRIAIARALLRDSPILVLDEATSALDTESERAIQSALDELQKNRTSLVIAHRLSTIEQADEIVVVEDGCIVERGPHLELLAHRGVYAQLHKMQFGE, via the coding sequence ATGCAGAACGATAAAGATCTCTCCACATGGCAGACTTTCCGCCGGCTCTGGCCGATGATTTCCCCCTTTAGAACGGGTCTGATTGTGGCTGGGATAGCGTTAATCCTCAATGCGGCGAGCGATACCTACATGCTTTCGCTGCTTAAGCCATTACTGGATGATGGTTTTGGTAAAACGGATTCTTCTGTACTGCTATGGATGCCTCTGGCAGTGATTGCGTTGATGCTGCTGCGCGGCGTGACCAGCTATGTTTCAAGCTACTGTATTTCATGGGTGTCAGGCATGGTGGTAATGAACATGCGTCGCCGCTTGTTCAGCCACATGATGGGGATGCCGGTTTCATTTTTCGACCAGCAATCCACCGGGACATTACTCTCCCGTATTACCTATGACTCGGAGCAGGTTGCCTCCTCTTCCTCTGGCGCGCTCATCACCGTCGTCCGTGAGGGAGCATCAATTATTGGCCTGTTTGTGCTGATGTTCTGGTATAGCTGGCAGCTCTCAGTGATCCTGATTGTGTTAGCACCCATTGTGTCTTTTGCTATTCGCTTTGTCTCTAAGCGCTTCCGTAATATCAGCAAAAACATGCAGAACACCATGGGGCAGGTGACGACCAGCGCAGAGCAAATGCTGAAGGGGCACAAAGAAGTGCTGATTTTCGGTGGCCAGCAGGTAGAAACCGACCGTTTTGATAAAGTCAGTAACCGCATGCGTAATCAGGGGATGAAGCTGGTTTCAGCCTCTTCTATCTCTGACCCGATTATTCAGCTTATTGCTTCCCTGGCGTTGGCCTTTGTGCTTTATGCCGCTAGCTTCCCTAGCATTATGGAAACCCTGACTGCCGGTACCATTACCGTAGTTTTCTCTTCCATGATTGCGCTAATGCGTCCGCTTAAGTCACTGACTAACGTTAATGCTCAATTCCAGCGCGGGATGGCAGCATGCCAAACGCTGTTCTCTATCCTTGACTCGGAGCAGGAAAAGGACGACGGCAAGCTCGTTATCGAACGTTCTAAAGGTGACGTTGAATTTCGCAATGTGACTTTCACTTACCCAGGGCGTGATGCCCCTGCACTGCGCAACATTAATCTGACCATCCCTGCAGGAAAAACCGTTGCGCTGGTAGGGCGTTCAGGTTCGGGCAAATCGACCATTGCCAGCCTGATCACGCGTTTCTACGAGCAGCAGGAAGGTACAATCCTGATTGATGGGCATGATGTACGTGAATACACCCTTGCGTCTCTGCGCAACCAGGTGGGGTTGGTGTCGCAAAATGTTCATCTCTTTAACGATACCGTGGCAAATAATATTGCCTATGCCCGCACCGGCGAGTATACCCGTGAAGATATCGAAAAGGCCGCACGCATGGCCTACGCGATGGACTTCATCAGCAAAATGGACAACGGGCTCGATACTCTGATCGGTGAGAATGGTGTGCTCCTCTCTGGCGGCCAGCGTCAGCGTATCGCCATTGCTCGTGCACTGCTGCGTGATAGCCCAATCCTGGTTCTGGATGAAGCAACCTCTGCCCTCGACACGGAATCAGAACGCGCGATTCAATCCGCTTTGGATGAACTGCAAAAAAACCGCACATCACTGGTGATTGCTCACCGTCTGTCGACGATTGAGCAGGCTGATGAAATCGTGGTGGTGGAAGATGGTTGTATCGTCGAACGCGGACCTCACCTGGAGCTGCTGGCCCACCGTGGCGTCTATGCCCAGCTACATAAGATGCAATTCGGCGAATGA